A single window of Engraulis encrasicolus isolate BLACKSEA-1 chromosome 20, IST_EnEncr_1.0, whole genome shotgun sequence DNA harbors:
- the LOC134436670 gene encoding zinc-binding protein A33-like — MASKLEEDLTCPLCCDIYKDPVILTCAHSVCKACLQQFWEGKGSIECPYCRRKCSKNVDVPNMALRNLCEAYLHERSQRASAGSEVLCSLHSEKLKLFCLEDQEAMCVVCRDSKKHKNHNFSPIDEAALEYKEELKIKLQPLQGELKKLEEVKLICDQTAAHIKTQVHTTESQIKEEFEKLHQFLRDEEAARISALKEEEEQKSQMMKKKIEKMSREISSLSESIRAIEEEMEADDVTFLQNYKSTVKRAQCTLQNPEKLSGALINVAKHLGNLKFRVWEKMQEIVQFTPVTLDPNTAHPRLILSEDLTSVRLGDERQQLPGNPERFDQFVCLLGSEGFNSGTHCWDVEVGDNTKWNVGVMAESLQRKGNFRSLSGRLFVYYNDCKYTAHAPPQPRTLLTVKKKLQRIRVQLDWDRGKLSFSDPDNNTH; from the exons ATGGCATCAAAGCTTGAAGAAGATCTTACCTGTCCTTTGTGCTGTGACATCTACAAGGATCCTGTCATACTGACGTGTGCTCACAgtgtgtgtaaggcctgtctGCAGCAGTTCTGGGAGGGGAAGGGATCCATAGAATGTCCCTACTGCAGGAGGAAATGCTCAAAAAACGTTGATGTCCCAAACATGGCGTTAAGAAACTTGTGTGAGGCCTACTTACATGAGAGGAGCCAGAGAGCTTCAGcagggtctgaggtgctctgcagtctgcacagtgagaaactcaagctcttctgtctggaggaTCAAGAAGCAATGTGTGTGGTTTGCAGAGACTCAAAGAAACATAAAAATCACAACTTCAGTCCCATAGATGAAGCTGCACTTGAATACAAG GAAGAGCTCAAGATAAAATTGCAACCTTTACAAGGAGAACTGAAGAAATTAGAAGAAGTTAAACTCATCTGTGACCAAACTGCAGCTCACATTAAG accCAGGTCCATACCACTGAGAGCCAGATCaaggaggagtttgagaagcttcaccagtttctacgagatgaagaaGCAGCCAGGATATCTGcactgaaggaggaagaggagcagaagagtcagatgatgaagaagaagatagagaagatgagcagagagatctcatctctttcagaatcaatcagagccatagaagaggagatggaagctgatgatgtcacattcctgCAG aactacaagagcacagtgaaaag agcccagtgcacactgcagaatccagagaagctttcgggagctctgatcaatgtggcaaagcacttgggcaacttgaagttcagagtctgggagaaaatgcaggagattgttcaattca CTCCTGTTACTCTggaccccaacactgcacacccacgactcatcctgtctgaggatctgaccagtgtgagacttggtgatgagagacagcagcttcctggtaatccagagagatttgatcAATTTGTCTGTCtcctgggctctgagggctttaactcagggacacactgctgggatgtggaggttggggacaaCACAAAGTGGAATGTGGGTGTGATggcagagtctctccagaggaagggaAACTTCAGATCCTTGAGTGGGCGGTTGTTTGTGTATTATAATGATTGTAAATATACAGCGCATGCCCCACCACAGCCCCGCACTCTTCTCACAGTGAAGAagaaactccag